The DNA sequence CCAGTTCTttgttctctcttttttttcccgTGTTTCTCTTTATACTAGATTtgtagttgttaaaaaaaaaaaacagaaaatgtgtaAAGTAACTTACTTACCTTTGTCCCAAACTCTATGTGCCCAATTGGTCGAACAGAGATATTCACATCACAACGAAGTGAACCTTCTTGCATATTCCCATTACTCACTCCCAAGTACCGAACCAACCTCTGTAATTCTGCAGCATATTCTGCAGCTTCAATACCAGTTCTCATATCAGGTTCAGAAACAATCTCAAGCAAAGGCACCCCGGCTCTGTTTAAATCAACCTGCATGAAATAAACAAATAGTATCCAGAAAGGTGATAGTGTTAACCTCAGCCTCTCATAACCTTACATAACTATGAGAAGTAGATttctatatatacataaatagtAATTGTTATTCCACAGTAAATTCAAAGGACATACAAAACTGAATTTATGCAGTATCCGTAACACTACACTAATCTAATGAAGCCTTTAAAGTAGtacaacaaataaaagaaaataggaaacaaagaaatttcacagagaaaaaaaaaacagaatgtGGTTCTCTATTTTATAACTTATAAGATGTAGAACAACGTTGATTTAAAAGTATGAAAGGAAAGGTACTTTCCTGTGAGTAACTTCCACCTTCTGAATGAAGCAGCTTCCCTGCATCCTCTTCCATGTGAACTCTTGTAATGCCGAATTTCCTATGCCCGCCACCATACTCCAAAGGAAGATCCACATCAATGTAGCCACCAGTAGCAATTGGAACATCAAACTGTGATATTTGGTAACCCTTCGGAAGGTCCGGGTAAAAGTACTGTTTCCTATCAAACTTTGAGTTGAATGACAATTTGCAATTGAGTGAAAGCCCGACTTTAACTGCAGACTCAATGACCTTCATGTTCAAAACCGGTAAAGCACCAGGCAGACCCATGCATACGGGGCAGACGCTAGTGTTCGGTAGAGAGCCATAATTATAAGGGCAACTACAAAAGGCCTTGGTAAGAGTGTTGAGCTGGACATGAGTTTCTATACCTATGACTGCTTCATAGTCCTTTGAGGCTTTCTCGAGTGTTTTGTTCTGAATATTCGGTGCTACTTTCACTTGCGGCTTAACCTTATCTTGTGTAGCGGCTGTCCGGGTTTGTGCGCTCCTCATTGTGCAATACAAAATGACATCTTTTCTTCTAAGTAGTGCAGTTGTATGGAGCAAACAAGGGTTCGTATGAAGGCTTCTAAAGATCGTGGAAGCCATCTTCGTAACCCAGCTGGATATCAAACAATGCAAGGGCTGTCTTCCCAACCATTAAGAAATGCATGAATTAGTTGAAAAGAAAGACTAAGAGTCTAAAGTTAACTGTAACAGCTACAACTGAATGAAAGTAATATTTTTCAAGGATAATATATAATCCTAGGTTTCTAACCGTGCCATTCGCCTATTCGAAAACAAAGCACatcataatccaatttaatcCATCGAatacaaacacaaacacaaaaccCAGTTCCAGTTTCGCCCAAAGGGCAAGATTTTCCCACTGAGACAATCCATCAAACTACTGATGGGCATCACAATTATCCCAAGAACACAACGCACAATGCAAAAAAGGGTGTTCATTGTAATATATCACAATTTGAAAGGCAATCAACAGAATTCAAATGAGGAAGAGGGAAGACTTACCTGTGCTTCGTCGAAGAAGTTATAGGTTGGTTCAGAGTTGAGACTCGCGGTTGGACCGTTGGAGCAGCTCTCACAGCTGCTTaaacaagaggaagaagaagaagagtagGGTCGACagaggaaggaggaggcggAAGCAGTTGCATTAAGAGAGGTAAGGGGCGGCAACAATGGCGGATGGGCGAGGAGTGAGTGAGTGGAGTGGCTACAATAGGATCGTGTGGTGGGAGAAGAGGTCGGGGATATGAAACATGGGATAATTGCGATCACCATAAAAAATGAGGTCCGTTTCTACCGTTGGATTATTGGGTGGGATTTAATCTCACATCCACTCCACCGTTGGATTGGATCTTTTCTCATAGTCAGAGAGCTTTCTCTCTCTGGCGACTTGCGGGCTGCGACGACCATCACCATCGTCTCCTTCCAAACCTTCCAAACGCCACCACCCCCATACGGCCATCTCGGACCACTTTACGCCATCGGCGAGCAACCCCCACCCCCGTCTCTGATTTTCGTCGCGCTCTGGCTCTCTCACCCTCCTTCTCACAGCTCTCTCGGGATCAATCTCGCATCTCATCTCAGGAACAGGCAAGTGAGTTTCTTTTGGTATTTTTGGGttacttatttatttatgtttgtgttaaatcattaaTTTCTTTTGGAACAAAGAGAACCCAGAACTTGATCAGCAGTCCATTGTCCGAAAATCGATTTGAGTTGTAGAGTTTCTTTAAGTTGTGGACAACAATGTTTGTTCTCTAGTTCTGCAGTATTTATGTACACTATATGGAATCTAGTGTTTGTTGGATTGACAATATTGGTTAATCACATTTATTTAGTTGAATTTGCATTAAgatttttgtttcttgattGTGTTAGTTTCAGATACAGAGATTGAGAACATGAGTGTTCTTTTTAAGTATCATATAGTTGTAAATATGATACTTATGCGAGATCGGAGTTAAACAACAAAACTATATCCGCATCCAAATTGGACATATGCTTAATAGAAtttcagtttgtgtttttatagGTTTTGAACTTTTTATGCAAACAACACTGTATTCACATTTGTTTGTTAACTCGTGAGTTTTGACAGTGTTATAgatttgtatgttttttttgttcAGGAATTTGATGTGATTGTAGGGAAATTTATACAGGGAACAAATTGACATTTCGATTGATATAATGGATAGCATTTTATAAACTTGGTCGACACGAAAAGTTTTGTTATGAACTTGACTGTTAATTTTTCAACAGTTAACATTTCAatccaacaaaaataaaaacagttaaaattattttattcacttcctATTTTTAATGTGAAATTTGTTATTAGATAGTTAAATTTTATTGCAAATCGAACCCAAAACGTGTTATGTAACTAGTCAATCTTCTTAGTCCCATATTAGACCAAACCAATGTTAGTATTATTACTCAGTTACTTAAGATGTGAACTTTATGTGCAGGTACACCAAGATGGAGAGAAGATATGAACACCTTAGTTCATTAAATTTATTCATCATCAAAGCTATTTGAACATCTTCAATGTAAAAACAATGCCCTTCTTTACTTTCAAATCCCAGATCTAGCCCTACAAAAATGGTGGGACGAAGAGACACTTCCTCCCACTCCTCCTCTTGTCGCTTTCCatcctcttcatcttcttctcctaTCAGTTATTACCACTCCTCTCTCCCCCACTCACCCCCAAAAAGGAAAATGTGAAAGGGTTTATGGTCAGTGTTAGTGCTGGATTGTCTGATACCTGGATTTCTTCTACTTTAAGCATTGTCTGATTGTGTTGTCTGATCTTGTTGGTGTAGATTATCCAAGAATGTTATAAGATACTCGTTTGCATGATTGTATTAGGCaaaggaaaatcaaatttaaatttcagTTTTGGAATATTTGGATTTGAATGAATTTGTGAAGAGAAAATAAGGTTGCAATTAAGTAAATCATCTTTTAGCTTGCCacatttctttttcatttttattcatGAAAACAAATGGAAAAGAAACGGCGAACCTATTTATTCGATTTGTTGTTGGCTTATGGGTGAATAGAACACAGTAGCAAAATACAATTGGATTACTTTTATTTGATTTGTTGTTTGCTTATAGGTAAACACGGGAACAAACTACAAATGAATGATAGAACACGACTCTTCTTGTACCAACTAGTTGGCACTTGGAAAGAGTTCAGGGTGTGGTATGACAATCACAAGGCAAAGGGCATTAAGCCATTTCTTCATGGCATGGTACTTTATTACTTCTAACAATTCGAtttctggattttttttttttcttttttaatttttaactttttactaTCTCACTCATTCCTCAGTTGAGATGATAAATTCGTGTGCAGGTGACGACAGGGTGAGATGATTCCCATATACTGTATGAAGGTTCTCTTGATTCGGATTTTTGGGATATGCAACCGTTGAGTGATCTTAAgtggtatgatttttgtttcagAGAAGTATTTCCCGACACAGTTATTGGGACTTGGGACCTTTGATGAACTCGGGTCTCTTCTTAATTCTGTGCAGAAACATGACACTGTTATCGTAGTGAGCCTATTTGGGGTATCCGAGCTGGCAATAAGGAACTTGTTCTGCCACTTTGAGGGGGCGTTTGTTTCACATCCTTAGgagggactggactggactggactacagTCCCATGTTTGATAGGTGATGGAACTAAGTTAAGTGGGACTAAAGGGGACTCGTGTGGACTAGAGGCCTCCTTAAAGGTTCTTAGCGAGGCACTCCCCAAACCATGGGACTTGCTAAGACCGGCTTCTTCCTCCTCCCTGAGAGCCCTTCTGTGAGTTCTGGGCTTCTTCCTCCTCCCTGCGAGGGTTCTTCCACCACCAAAAAATGGCCAAATTTGTTCTATCACAAACTACAGCAAGCACATAACAAACGCATTAATTCAATCTTTTCTCAGTTTTCCTaccaaccaaacaaaattaaacccaaaaccacatgaaatgaaagaaattaaCCTCCAGAACTCCTCGACGGTAATGAAGGTGTAGATCGGGCCGATGGAGCTGCCCCAATCCTCATGCTTGGACTTGGCGGACTTTGCGGTAGGGCTATTGAACCAGAAGGTCCAGGAGTGCTCCAGGGCGTGAGACTGCGGCGCAATTCCCTTCGAAGGCTTCGACGACGCCGAGTCTTGGTTGCCGACGATCTCTCCTTCTTCGGGCTCGTCGTCATCCTCCCTCGGCTTAGCGTTCGCCTCGGTCTTTAGAGGAATCACAAcagcaaagaaaaggaaagggaaaaaaaaaagagaacaaaAGGGGGTGATGAATGACGCTGTtttgagggaggagagagtggaaaggaaaagaaaaagacgaATAGAGGGAGAGGGTCGGAgcaaaatta is a window from the Malus domestica chromosome 16, GDT2T_hap1 genome containing:
- the LOC103403606 gene encoding glutamyl-tRNA(Gln) amidotransferase subunit B, chloroplastic/mitochondrial isoform X2, with amino-acid sequence MASTIFRSLHTNPCLLHTTALLRRKDVILYCTMRSAQTRTAATQDKVKPQVKVAPNIQNKTLEKASKDYEAVIGIETHVQLNTLTKAFCSCPYNYGSLPNTSVCPVCMGLPGALPVLNMKVIESAVKVGLSLNCKLSFNSKFDRKQYFYPDLPKGYQISQFDVPIATGGYIDVDLPLEYGGGHRKFGITRVHMEEDAGKLLHSEGGSYSQVDLNRAGVPLLEIVSEPDMRTGIEAAEYAAELQRLVRYLGVSNGNMQEGSLRCDVNISVRPIGHIEFGTKVEIKNLNSFSSVSRAIDYEISRQVLLHSQGEDKEIVQETRLWEEGAQKTVTMRKKEGLADYRYFPEPDLPGVFLTQDYVDGIRNTLPELPETKRRRYEKMGLSMQDVLFLANDVNVAEFFDTTITKGADVKLATNWIMGDIAAYMKNEKLTINEIKLSPQELAELIASIKDGTISGKIGKEILFELLARGGTVKGLIEEKDLVQIVDPAEIEKMVEKVVSENPKQLEQYRGGKTKLQGYFAGQVMKLSKGKANPGVLNKILLEKLNAKS
- the LOC103403606 gene encoding glutamyl-tRNA(Gln) amidotransferase subunit B, chloroplastic/mitochondrial isoform X1, whose protein sequence is MVIAIIPCFISPTSSPTTRSYCSHSTHSLLAHPPLLPPLTSLNATASASSFLCRPYSSSSSSCLSSCESCSNGPTASLNSEPTYNFFDEAQPLHCLISSWVTKMASTIFRSLHTNPCLLHTTALLRRKDVILYCTMRSAQTRTAATQDKVKPQVKVAPNIQNKTLEKASKDYEAVIGIETHVQLNTLTKAFCSCPYNYGSLPNTSVCPVCMGLPGALPVLNMKVIESAVKVGLSLNCKLSFNSKFDRKQYFYPDLPKGYQISQFDVPIATGGYIDVDLPLEYGGGHRKFGITRVHMEEDAGKLLHSEGGSYSQVDLNRAGVPLLEIVSEPDMRTGIEAAEYAAELQRLVRYLGVSNGNMQEGSLRCDVNISVRPIGHIEFGTKVEIKNLNSFSSVSRAIDYEISRQVLLHSQGEDKEIVQETRLWEEGAQKTVTMRKKEGLADYRYFPEPDLPGVFLTQDYVDGIRNTLPELPETKRRRYEKMGLSMQDVLFLANDVNVAEFFDTTITKGADVKLATNWIMGDIAAYMKNEKLTINEIKLSPQELAELIASIKDGTISGKIGKEILFELLARGGTVKGLIEEKDLVQIVDPAEIEKMVEKVVSENPKQLEQYRGGKTKLQGYFAGQVMKLSKGKANPGVLNKILLEKLNAKS